One genomic window of Euleptes europaea isolate rEulEur1 chromosome 8, rEulEur1.hap1, whole genome shotgun sequence includes the following:
- the TMEM64 gene encoding transmembrane protein 64 encodes MRSSAAVLQLLSRAAKHAVAQGARQDLSRWLPRLAAAPQPGDAAGRPGGAGGLCFGEQNGLAPPAQGPPAEGLLCPLPEGGPGEGRAWRWSCCLLGPCWCKSCVSACLVAALCFASLALVRQHLRGLMLWAEGLDSLAGVLLFTVGFVVVSFPCGWGYILLNVAAGYLYGFVLGMGLMVLGVLVGTFVAHVACRKLLARWVQARIQGSEKLSAVIRVVEGGSGLKVVALARLTPIPFGLQNAIFSITDLSLPNYLMASSIGLLPTQLLNSYLGTTLRTMEDVIAEQSVSGYFIFSLQILISIGLMFYVVHRAQVELNAAIVACEMEMKTSLVQSSHSSNSSSAFCNKRTLAFSGGGINIV; translated from the exons ATGCGGAGCTCCGCCGCCGTGCTGCAGCTCCTCTCCCGGGCGGCCAAGCACGCCGTTGCCCAGGGCGCCCGGCAGGACCTGAGCCGCTGGCTGCCCCGCCTGGCCGCCGCCCCGCAGCCCGGCGACGCGGCGGGGAGGCCCGGGGGCGCGGGGGGGCTGTGCTTCGGGGAGCAGAACGGGCTCGCCCCCCCCGCCCAGGGCCCGCCGGCGGAGGGGCTGCTGTGCCCGCTGCCCGAAGGcgggccgggcgagggccgggcgTGGCGCTGGTCGTGCTGCCTGCTGGGCCCCTGCTGGTGCAAGAGCTGCGTGAGCGCCTGCTTGGTGGCGGCCCTGTGCTTCGCCTCGCTGGCCCTGGTGCGCCAGCACCTGCGCGGCCTGATGCTCTGGGCCGAGGGCCTGGACAGCCTGGCCGGCGTGCTGCTCTTCACCGTGGGCTTCGTGGTGGTCTCCTTCCCCTGCGGCTGGGGCTACATCCTGCTCAACGTGGCCGCCGGCTACCTCTACGGCTTCGTGCTGGGCATGGGCCTCATGGTGCTGGGGGTCCTCGTCGGCACCTTCGTCGCCCACGTGGCCTGCAGGAAGCTGCTGGCCCGGTGGGTGCAGGCCCGGATCCAGGGCAGCGAGAAGCTCAGCGCAGTCATCCGCGTGGTGGAGGGAGGAAGCGGCCTCAAGGTGGTGGCCTTGGCCAGGCTCACCCCGATACCCTTCGGGCTTCAAAACGCAATCTTCTCT ATAACAGATCTCTCGCTACCTAACTACCTGATGGCTTCTTCCATTGGATTACTTCCAACTCAGCTCTTAAACTCCTATTTGGGCACCACTTTGCGCACAATGGAGGATGTTATTGCAGAACAAAGTGTTAGTGGTTATTTCATATTTAGTTTACAG ATTCTAATAAGTATAGGCCTCATGTTTTATGTTGTCCACCGGGCTCAAGTGGAGCTGAATGCGGCCATTGTTGCATGTGAAATGGAAATGAAGACATCGCTTGTTCAAAGCAGTCATTCAAGCAACAGTAGTTCAGCATTTTGCAACAAGAGGACGCTTGCATTTTCTGGAGGAGGAATCAATATTGTATGA